TTTCGGTCTGTTTTATAATCGCGAGGCCATCGCTAACCTCAAAATTGCGGTTCCATTTGTTCGCTGCCCAAAAGTTGGATTTGTTACTGTTGGTGTTTTGTACAAGCAGCCCTTGTGTCGGCGTGGGCACCGTTACATTATCGGTTGCACTGGTAAGGTAAACCTGTGGCAGCAGCACACCTCTTTTATCATCAGCGACGTGCAGCGCAGAACTTGGATCCGGTGTCGCGGCCAGCGTAGCGTTGGTTGATATCAGCGTTTGGGCTTTTGCGCTCCCGAACAGCAACGTGCCTGTTATAAGTATGAGTATCTTGGTTTTCATAACTAAAAGACATAAGGTTGATTGATGAAAATTGTACTGCTAATGGCTGCTTCAAATGCACTCACGGTGTTGCAGGTGGCTGAAGGATTTGCTTTGCCATATGAGACGGTAAGTCCTGCGGTGTTAGGTGCTTCAATATTTCTAATTGCGAATTTTACTGTGTGCGTGCCTGTTGGTAAGTTGCTTGCAATTCCGTAAATCATGAACTGCCGGTATGCGCACGGTGAAGCAAACTCCAGGAACATCGGTTTCACATCAATTAATTTATCGTCTATGAAGAACCCTATTGTTGAGGTAATTCCATCTGAACTCGCGCTGCTGTTATTGGCCTGGTACATTCCGTTGATGCTCATCAGTGTCTGGCTGTTTGCGCGGTCTACATAAATACTTTTGGTGATGCCTGTTATCACTGTCCATTGTGTAGTATTAAGGGTTTCACCTAAACTATGCGCACTGTAACCTAAAAACTGGTTCGGGCTGCTACTGGTGAAATCATAGCCTGTAGTGGAGGTGGCGGAATAGTATTTTACCTGATTAAGCAGATTTGACTGGTTTAGATCGGAGAAAAAATAATCCCATCGCGTGCCGTTCCAGTAATAATACCCTTCACTACCTGTAAGCGCCGTATTCGTGTTATATACAATCAGCGATTCCTTAGGATTGGAAACGGTACTAACGTCCATTTTGCCTGCCAGCGAAACCTGGGGAAAGCTTACGCCTTTGTTGTTGGCGCGGATATCGAGAGCTGCCGACGGATGCGGGCTGCGCGTATTGATACCTACCTGCGCTGATATGCCTGCGCACGAGAAAAGCAGGAGAAGTAAATATTTATTTTTCATTTGAATGTGTTTTAAGGTCGTTCGGAAATCTGAATATTCATAATAGACTTGTCCATCAGCGGACTCAGGTTGCTGCATGACGCATGCTTGGCGCCGAAAGTAATGCTTTGGCTGCTTGTCTGATTTACCCGCAAGGTTTCGCGCAGTTCGATAAGATGATTACCGGTTGTATCCATCTCCACATTGAAATAGACGTTAAAATCATTATACAGGCAGTTTTTCTTACCTGTAATAATGAAGTTACGCACGCTTTTAAGTTTGGAATCTACAAAAAGGCCGATGGAATACGACATGAAGGTATTACCACCAGATACCGTATTTACCTGCGCAACACCGCTTCCCGAAATTGAAACCGTGTTCTGTAACGAATAGATCGAAATTGTTTTAGCGAGTCCGGGAATCAGCTGCCAATCATGTGCAGAAGGAGCTTCGCCGAGGGTGTAAGACACCCCTGAAATCGTTGACGCGTCATTAACGCCGGCCGTAGAAACGGCGCTTTCAGAACGAACGATTCCTAAATACTTGTAAATATTGGTGGTGTCCAGAATCGGGTTCCACTTGCTGTTTTGCCAGTAATAGAACCCTTTTCCGGTCATATTATTGGTGTTGTAAACGATAAGCGAATTTGCGGGCGCAGAAACTGGTGCGGCGCTGTGGAGATCCGGGATCGATACATTAGGGAGAAGAACTCCTTTGTTTGCCGAAACTATCCTCAGAATCTCGGAATCATCAAAAGTATTTACGTTGGTACCAACGCCCACTTGGGCACGGCATACCCCCATAGATACCAGGATCCCCAGTAGTAGAGTTTTTTTCATCAGGTGTGTTTTGTGTTGTCACAAATGTACAACCGATTAAAAGGTGCGGTAAGGTCAATTAACCCTTAAGTAGAGGGTTAAAACACCTTTTAAAGGTAAGCGTTTCGCGCAACTCGTTAATTTACAGGAAATTTGAAAACGCACATATAGCTAAGCAGCACAAAAAAAACGCTCTGGATGTGAATCCGGAGCGTTGATTATATCAGCTTAAATGTTGTGTCTTAATCTGCGTCTTAGTATCTGTAATACTCAGGTTTGAACGGCCCGTCCACTGTTACGCCGATGTATTTAGCCTGTTCCGGAGATAAAGTTTCAAGTTCCACACCTAATTTCTTAAGGTGTAAGGCAGCTACTTTTTCGTCAAGATGTTTTGGTAATGTGTACACCTCATTTTTATATGCAGCACCGTTTACCCACAGTTCAATCTGTGCAAGCGTCTGATTACTGAAAGAGTTGCTCATCACGAAGCTTGGGTGACCGGTTGCACAACCCAAATTCACGAGGCGGCCTTCTGCCAGAATGATAATTTCGTTACCATCGATGTTATACACATCCACCTGTGGCTTCACTTCGTATTTTGTATCGCTGTAGTTTTCGTTAAGCCATGCCATATCAAGTTCATTATCGAAATGCCCGATGTTGCAGACAACGGTTTTATCCTTCATTTGTTTGAAATGTTCGCCGCGTACAATATTATAATTTCCGGTTGTTGTGATAATGATATCAGCGTTTGCAACAACAGAATCCAGTTTTTTTACCTCGTATCCTTCCATTGCAGCCTGAAGCGCACAAATCGGGTCGATTTCGGTTACAGTAACGATAGAGCCAGCACCTCTGAATGATGCGGCAGTACCTTTACCTACGTCTCCGTAGCCACATACAACCACTCTTTTGCCTGCTAACATTAGATCAGTTGCTCTCCTGATTGCATCCACTGCAGATTCGCGGCATCCGTATTTATTATCGAATTTCGATTTTGTAACTGAGTCATTTACATTGATGGCCGGCATCACCAATGTTCCGTTAGCCATTCTTTCGTATAATCTGTGAACTCCGGTGGTGGTTTCTTCAGATAAACCTTTGATTCCTGCTGTAAGTTCAGGATATTTATCAAAAACCAGGTTCGTAAGATCGCCACCATCATCCAGAATAAGATTCAGTGGTTTTCTGTCTTCGCCGAAAAATACAGTTTGTTCGATACACCATTCAAACTCCTCTTCGTTCATGCCTTTCCACGCATAGACAGGAATACCGGCGGCCGCGATTGCTGCTGCTGCATGATCCTGCGTAGAGAAAATATTACATGAAGACCAGGTTACATCAGCTCCAAGCGCAACTAAAGTCTCGATAAGCACTGCTGTTTGGATCGTCATGTGAAGACAACCCGCAATTCTTGCACCTTTTAGCGGCTGAGAAGGGCCGTACTCTTCACGGATGGCCATCAGGCCTGGCATTTCTGCTTCTGCAAGCTTTATTTCTTTACGTCCCCAATCTGCTAAGGAGATATCTTTTACTTTATAAGGCAGGTATTGTGTGCTCGTTTCCATATTAAATGAATAATTTTTTGCAAATTTACGAACTAATTCCTGCCCCACAAAATATGCCGCTTTACCGTGATTTTTCCGATGATAATGCTACGATTCTAATGTGGAAATATGATGAAAATGAGGAACTTGACTCCGAGTTTTTGCTCGAAAAGGAAAACTACGATAAAATTAAAGATTATCATCCCACAAAACTTAAAGAACTGCTCCTTGTGAGGAAAATTCTTAAGTCGGTATTGCCTGAACATAAAATTCTGTACAACGGTCGAATGCCGTATCTGGAACCGAGGGATTATGAGATTTCGATCACACATTCATTCCCGTATGCTGCTTTGGCCATTTCAAAACATAAAGTAGGCATCGATATTGAGCCGTTTAACCCGAAGATTCTGAAGATTCAGCACAAATTTCTGAAAGATGAAGAAGCCGGTTTTATTGAAGAAAATAAAGAAACCGCTTACCTCACTGTCATTTGGTCGCTTAAAGAGAGTTTATACAAAATTCATCACTCCAAATACTGGTCGCTGAAGAAGCATTACGAGGTGAAACCCTTCAGCCTGGATTTTCCTTTCAATATTATGTGCAGAGTGCATGACGAGAAAGTGTCAGACCTTTTTAAGGCACGCGTAGAATTTTTTGAAAACTATTGTTTTACGGTGGTTGACTGAATTTCAGGTTCCAGATGCTCGGCGACTTTGCGCTGCTCCCTTGCCACGTCGTAAATTAATTCGAGGATTTCACGGAGGTTTTTAAGTTCGGTAAGATGCGTGATGCGGTTAGGGTCGCGACGGTCTGAAATCTCATTTTCACGAATTTCCTTTTTTCTTTTCTCAAGTAATTTATGAACTGAATCTTCAGGCTTAAGTTTACTTTCCCTAAGTATTTCCTGCCTTAGTTTTTTCTGTTCCAAGATTAAACTCGTGCGGAGCAACTCCGCAGAGATTTTAAGCGCCCAGCTCCGGAAATCGATTTCAGGATACTCACGCGCGGTTTTGGTGTATTGCGATAATGACGCGATATAGGCCGTCAGCAGGTGAGTGGTGTTTACAAACTGGTGGATCTGCTCCATCTGTTTCTGCTGGTTTTTCGGGTCGGAAATCATCCGCTGGAAATTATCCGAGAGGTTGGCAAGATCGATAACGGCGTCTTTCCGACGGAGTTTATAATCTTCAACGCCAATTTTTTGCGCTAAAAATATATCAATCACCGCCTTGAAATACCGCAGGTTGCTTTTCGACGATTTCTTCATCAGATCCAGGTTTTGCGTATGTTCCCAGACCGGAAAAACAAAATAAGAAACGCCAAATGCTACAAGTCCTGCAATGGCTGTATCAATGATGCGGTCTTTGAAGATCATATTGATATTTCCCGGATTAAGAAAATTAAAGGTGAGGAAAATATAGATCGTCATAAAAAGAACTGCCCAGAAATACTGTGCCTTTAGGAAACTGAAACACATTATCATACTCAGCATTAGCAGAGCGAACAGCACAGAATTACTGGTTACACTCAGCAGCAGGATATACGCAAGAACTGCCCCTACGATTGTTCCGTAAAGCCGCAGCAGGTTTCTGTGTTTTGTAGTTGCATAAGCCGGTTTTAAGATCGCGATAATCGTGATAAGGATCCAGTAGGAATGGCCGATGCCGAGGAAACTCAGCTTCGAAATGGTATAACCCACAAGCAGCGCGATTGTAACCCGAAGTGCGTGCCTGAAGTGTGACGATTTTAATGAAAAATTACTCGCCAGCACTTTATAATTGAGTTTCTGCTCACGAGGCAAAAATTTACCTAAATCCAAGCCTGTCGAAAGGCTTTTTGCGAGCTTCTTATCCTGCATGAAGATTTTGTAAATCGTGCCGATCTCATCACTTATTGACGTGATGCGCACCAAGATGATCCGCAGGATCATGAAGTTTTCAAGGTTTGAGGCACTCAGTTTACGGTTTCTGAGGTCGAAATATTCTTCATAAATCTTATCGAGCTCGGCATCAATATCTTTCAGCGGTCTGGCTTTGGCACCGCTTTGAAGTGCAATGCCGATGTTTGCAAGTTCCTCTGCCAGCAACCCAAGATAAGTGGAAATGGACTGAAGAAACCCCGAATCGCCAAAACTTTCCTGAATTTTGTTGTAATCGCTTTCCGAAGTCATCAGTTTCTCGTGAAGATCGATCGAGTTCAGAAACATCAGCATCAACAACCGGCTGGTTGTGGTAGATTCGTTGACGATTTTTCTGGTTTTGAAGACCGTCTCACGCGTTTCTTCCTGCAGATTCTTGATCTTTACCTGCTGCGCGATCACCTGCAGGTATAGTTCTTCAAAATTGGGATTCTCAAGGTAAAATTTAGATTTTATTTTCAGATAGTCGCCCAGTTCGAGGTAATTTTCGCCGATCATCTGTCCGGCAAGTTTGTAAGGCTGAATCTTGGAAACGGCCAGAAACACCGCCAAATAACACAGGGCGCCACCTAAAAATGTGATCATTATCTTGGAAAGTTCTCCGCTGGTCATGTTGCCGTCAGCAAAAATCGCCATCACCACTAAAGACAGTGAGCCTACCGCTGCAAGCCTTTGGCCGTACACCCCAATCATCGAAAAAAAGATGCCGAACAGAATGAGTTCAAGGTAAATAAGGACGGGAAAATGGTGAATTACGCTTGTAATCAACGCCACGAAAAAAAACAGGATAACAGCCAGTACCAAAGAGTTTCTCCGACGGATAAACGGGCCGGGCTGATCTGTGAGGCCAACAAAACTGGTCGCAAGCGGAAAAAGAAAATATTCCTGCAAGAGGCCGAAGTACGCTAATATAATACTTGGAATTACGATGGCCAAAGTAATGCGTACGGCAGAATAGATGTACTGGCTGGTCGCAAATTTCTTTAATTCCGTGGCGTAGTTCATTGTGCTAATTTAAGGGTAATTCCACAAAAAAACCCCGAAAATCGGGGCTTTTGCTATTTCAGATTTAAAAATCTAGTAATCAGAGTTTGACGATTCTTCACCGATATTCCAGGTGAGGCCAAACCTCAATGTATTGTCTAAAGCTGAATTTACTTTTGAGGTGTTGATGAGGTAAGACATATCCAGACCAAACGACTGGTATTTCAGTCCCACACCCACGGTAGCAAACTGCCTTGCGCCCTGCTCTTCACTCTCGTGGAAGTAGCCGCCGCGTACAGCGAATGCATTGTCGTATTCATATTCTACAGCACCGCTGAACATCATGCTTTTTTCGTTACTGAACGATTTCCCAATGCCTTCAATTACGCCAACATTCGGTACAGCGCCGGTATTGTCAGGTCCCGGAACCAGAAGTTTCGAAGCTTCGAAATTAACACCTACACGGTTGAGGTCATCAATAAACAAATCGTAGCCGGCACCTAATCTCGCCATTGTAGGAAGATAAGATCTGGATTCTTCATCTCCTGTATAATCTAATCGCGGACCTAAATTCTGTACTGAGAAACCACCTCTCGCGCGGCCTTCAAAATCGTTGATGCTGGTATGCCTTTCAGACTGGAAATAACCTGAAACATCTACTGCAAAAGTATTTGCAGGTTTCAGCGTGTTGTCAGAACCTAAACCACCGCCCAAATCTGACCGGATAAATCTACCGGTTACAGCCATGGAGTAGGTGTCGCTCAGTTTCAAACCATAGGCTACATCGAACGAAAATTCGTTGGGTTTAGAGATTCCCATATCCTGCGGCAAGTTATTCCGGAGTTCGGTGAGGGTAACTTCACCCATATTGAAGTAGTAAATACTGGCTGAAAGGGTAGATCTTTCTTCCTCGCCCAAAAACTGATGGTAGGTAGCGTAAAGTAAAAATACGTCGTTCGTAAGTTTACCCATGTAAGGCGTATAATTTACTCCCACCGCAGCGGTTGTTGTGCTGAAAGGATATTTTGCCGCGTTCCAGAACTGGGAAAAGGCATCTGTTGTGGTGGCTACACCCTGGTCTCCCATACCGCCTGATCTCGCGTCCGGCGAAATTCTTAAGAACGGCGCACCGGTAAGAACAATCTTACTTTGCGAATAAGCCATCATGCCCACTCCTAATCCTAACCCTAAAAATAGTTTTTTAGTCAATGTCATAAAGTTTTTTTTTAATCGTTAAATATCGTTATTTCAGTAATACCATTTTTTCAACTGCGGTTGCGCTTCCTTTACATTTGTCCTGATTCTGGCTGCGTGCGAAAATTTTAAAAATATAAGTTCCTTTACCCACTGCATCGCCAAAATCATCATTTCCGTCCCATTCTATTGCAGTTCTCGGCGTGCGATAACCCTGGTAGAAAGGTTCAGCCGTAACCGTGGTGCTTATTGTTTTCACCAGTTTGCCGGTAATTGTGTAAATCTGCACGTTCACATCCAACATATCATCGCAGTTATGCTCGAACTGAACATAGGTCCTGTTGGTAAACGGATTGGGCCAGTTCAAAGGCTTGTTGATTACTAACGCTTGGTCGGCTTCGTCTTTAACTACAAAGTTTAACGTGCCTGTGGTTGAATTATTGTTAATATCCCAAACTTTAAAAGTAAGCTGATGGGGACCCGGCGCTAAGTTACGGAAAGGGTAGCTAACATTGCCTTTCTGATAATCTGCAAGAGAGCTGCTCACACATCCGTTGCCGTCGCCGGAAAAATAGAAATCGTTAAGCACAGCGGTATCGATGATTTTTCCATCTAGAATTACAGTAATATCGTGTCCGATACCGGAACCTGTGGAGTTGATTCCTTTGTCGTCGGTTACGCAGGCGAGCAGCATCGGATTCTGATCGGTAATTCCGCCGTCCGCAAAATTGGTGTTGTTCATGAAAAGCTGAACCTGTGGCGGCTGATTGTCGTTTATGCCTTCGGGGTTTATTCCGCCAACTGTTTGAACCTGATTGTTAAATACATCAAAAACTTTATTATCTGCATACGCCAGGATTCTTCCGTTTCCGACTTCATAATTGATATCTTTCGGAACGTAAAACTCCACCATGAATACACCGTTTACGGCTTGTCCTGATGATTTTACAATCGGCCCGTTTTCTTCGGTATAACTTAAAACAGGATTGAGGTCCGCTGCATTATCATTATTGAGGGTCTTTTTATTGAGGCGTTTATCGAAAATATTGATAGCAACCCTTCCGTTAAAACCGGTATCTACGGTTCCGTCTGCTTTAGTAATGTGTCCTTTCACTTTTACAAAATCGAGTGCCCTCAACTGACCCTCAACCGGAGTTTCAACCTTGTCGATAATAAGCTGTCTTTTCGGCCTGCTGAGTTTAGTGGCGGGATCTCCAAGCAGGTTTACTTTTAAATGGTCTGCATGGGTGCCCTTTTCTATTTTTGCCTGTAAGAATGCCTCTCCTACAGGAACGAAATCGTCATTCGTAATTTCGAAAAGGTGTCTTGTAAGAATAGTTGTGAACTGTTCCCCGTAAGTAACGCCGATCGCGCGGCTTGAGGTAAGCATCATCGATGCACCGCCCTGTTTAGATTTTATTACCTGTTCACCTGCCGAAAACGTAGAAGGTTCATCCCAAAGCGTAAATTCACACGTAATGGTAGAAACTAAGGGGAAACGCGCATACACGTTATTGTAATTATTAAAATTCTGAATTTCTTCGACTGACAATACTCTTTCCTGCGCCCAACCGTTGATACCTCCATGCCCGAAATAGAATAGGTAAAGGCTGTTACCCATGTCGTTGGTGATCGCCTGGTTTACCTGAGGGTAACGCTGCCCACCTGCCGACGTCTGCGCCTGAAAAGCATCCAGATACAGTTTGCGCACATTATATTCTTTCCTTTCAGTTCCTGTTTCGAAAACATTCACCAATGATGAATTCATTGTATCATGAAACGGGGTACCTCCGTCGTAATCATCATCCACCACGAAATCAAGCTTCATCCGCCATTCGCCAAACGGCGATGGTTGCCCCGGAAGTGCATTGTTATACGCTAACGTTTTATCAATAAGTAGTTTTGCTTCAGAAATATTTGCTGCCGGAAGTCTGCCTACAGGGAAGTCAGGCAGGGTAGAAGCGACCGAAATGCTGGTTACCGGCTGCGGTTTGGTCATGGTATAATAATCATCGGTTACGAATGAAAGTTCGTAATCTCGGCTTTCTTCGCTCTGATATGATGGTACGATGTCTGAACCCGGATTATTTTTTCCTCTGAAATCATACGATGTATCGCCAAGGATAAAAAGATATTGCAGTTTTCCTGAAGTCGTGTTGAGTCGTGTCGTAAAATCACGGATCGCCGTAATGTCTTTGCTGCCGCTGCTGAATTCGTTGTAGATTTTGTTCACATCTACCACCGCCACATTAAATTTATCCTGATAGAAAGCGGCGAGACGCTGCGCCTGGCTCATCATTTCAGGAACTGTAATCATTAAATAACTGATGTTCTGCAGCGCGGACAGATCCTGGTTTTCGATTTTGCCCACAAATGAGGGCGCGAACGCATCAGCATTTTTAAACGCTATAAACTCGTTTCCGAAATTCTGGTTATTGGCTGCATACGCAAAAGTAAACTGGCCGCTGTTGCCTGATTTATTAATCTTTCTGGAAGCATTTGTTATATCCGAAACCTGCCAAACCTGCTCTACTGCAGCGGCGTTATCAATCCGGAAAGTGTATGTGTTTCCACTTTTTTCGGTTACGCTGTAGCTCCGGAAATTAAACTGAGTGTCGATGTATTTTAAATCTTCTTTATACTGAACCTCGGCATAATCAAAATAAAATTTACCGTTGGGATTCCCCGAAGTTGTGGGCTGATAAGTAAATGTAAGCTGTGTGCCCTGAAGATTGGTTGCGGAACCATGGCCCTGCGACGGATAATTGATCGGGTAAATTTCCTTAGCAAAGTCGGATGGTATAGCAGACTGACTTGGTGAAACGTTATTAAGACTAATGTCAATTCGGTTTCCGCTCGACTGGTAACCGATCACGCGCGAGCGGTACTTAATCACGTCGGTAGGCTGAATCGGAGATTTTGTGGTAAATGTAACGGTTTTGGTGTCATTGAAGGCGTCGCCAGTCCACATCCTGCCAACCTTCATCAGGTTAAATTTCTCCTCATTAATATATTGGTACTCGTCGTAGCGGGTAATAACATCTGAGGTCACTGCCAGGTCGGCATCCAGCACACGTTTGCCGGGACCCAGATCGAAATTGATAAAGTAATAGGCGAAATCCTCATAAACATTAACGAAATTTGAAGAAGCATCCTGTCTGGTTTCAATTCTTTTGATGTTGTCGGAGCTTTGCGTTCTGTAAACATTGAAACCGTTTGGCCCCTGCGCGTAAAAAAGTGCAAAATCCTGATCATTCCACGACCCGTCGTCTTCGCCAACGACCTGAATGGCGTTTTCCTGAAGCGCCGCGAACCGCTGATCCATATTATGTTCGGGCAACATCATACCTCCGTTGCCGTAAATCCTGAAGTTTTTGGGATTAACACTGCCGGGATTAATGCCGTTGTCCCGCAGAAACTGTGCGGTAATCTTGAAAATGCCGGTCTTGTCTACCTTTATTTTATAGAAAGTTCCGGATTTGAGCGGATTGTCAGTAGTCCCGAGTTTTGAGGTGCCAGCTGTTTTTCCCTGTAGAGCAGGTGAAGCAGCGGAAAGGCTGAAAGATGTAAGCCGGTAAAAATTTCCGTTGTCAGATCTTAAGGCTGCTACGCGTATATTATTTGTTTTCTCGCCGGTGTACGGATTGGTATAATTTCCTATTTCCGATTTCTCTGTTGTGGGAATGTTAATGGGGCTGACATCAAATAGATCCTTGGGCGTAATTTTTTCCCACACCATATTAGTAACCTGCATATCGGTGCCAGCATATTTTTGTGTGGAACGGAAAAAGACCGATCCTTCCTCGTACGCAAAACCTTCGTTTTTAATGGCGGGTACTGTAAC
This window of the Flavobacteriaceae bacterium 3519-10 genome carries:
- a CDS encoding Adenosylhomocysteinase; this encodes MGQELVRKFAKNYSFNMETSTQYLPYKVKDISLADWGRKEIKLAEAEMPGLMAIREEYGPSQPLKGARIAGCLHMTIQTAVLIETLVALGADVTWSSCNIFSTQDHAAAAIAAAGIPVYAWKGMNEEEFEWCIEQTVFFGEDRKPLNLILDDGGDLTNLVFDKYPELTAGIKGLSEETTTGVHRLYERMANGTLVMPAINVNDSVTKSKFDNKYGCRESAVDAIRRATDLMLAGKRVVVCGYGDVGKGTAASFRGAGSIVTVTEIDPICALQAAMEGYEVKKLDSVVANADIIITTTGNYNIVRGEHFKQMKDKTVVCNIGHFDNELDMAWLNENYSDTKYEVKPQVDVYNIDGNEIIILAEGRLVNLGCATGHPSFVMSNSFSNQTLAQIELWVNGAAYKNEVYTLPKHLDEKVAALHLKKLGVELETLSPEQAKYIGVTVDGPFKPEYYRY
- a CDS encoding Siderophore (Surfactin) biosynthesis regulatory protein; this translates as MNNFLQIYELIPAPQNMPLYRDFSDDNATILMWKYDENEELDSEFLLEKENYDKIKDYHPTKLKELLLVRKILKSVLPEHKILYNGRMPYLEPRDYEISITHSFPYAALAISKHKVGIDIEPFNPKILKIQHKFLKDEEAGFIEENKETAYLTVIWSLKESLYKIHHSKYWSLKKHYEVKPFSLDFPFNIMCRVHDEKVSDLFKARVEFFENYCFTVVD